Proteins co-encoded in one Chitinophagales bacterium genomic window:
- a CDS encoding transposase: MQSKFKAPIDLLSKKGVFKSRYVLDGYVAIPFDATGHYCSNKKGCPQCLVKNHKNGKQTFYHQLLGIAAVHPKQSTVFPIACEAIVQQDGNQKNDCELNACKRLIPKVRKMLPNEKIIAIFDALYPNGFHIKELEKEDMRYVIGIKGQSYVNIQVQRLREAGKLQSRTWQKDNKTCTAYFTNGLILNGTHLDVKTNYFEYKEVDNQTGKQVFYSTWITDIPINEQNIEELVAVARARWKIENETFNTLKNQGYHLEHNYGHGKKHLTTNFALLTFLAFLVDQIAQHMDTYFQKAKATCGTFKAFWERIRGIFYLIPVKSMRAIYKFICLNKQLNIVPLE, translated from the coding sequence TTGCAATCGAAATTCAAAGCTCCAATTGATTTATTATCAAAAAAAGGAGTGTTTAAAAGCCGTTATGTTTTAGATGGTTATGTAGCAATTCCTTTCGATGCGACGGGTCATTATTGCTCAAATAAAAAAGGTTGTCCTCAGTGTTTGGTAAAAAATCATAAGAATGGGAAACAAACATTTTATCATCAATTATTGGGAATCGCAGCGGTACATCCTAAGCAATCTACTGTTTTTCCAATTGCTTGTGAAGCAATCGTTCAGCAAGATGGAAATCAGAAAAATGATTGTGAGTTGAATGCTTGTAAACGCTTGATTCCTAAGGTGCGTAAAATGTTACCCAACGAGAAAATCATTGCTATATTTGATGCCTTATACCCCAATGGTTTTCATATCAAGGAGTTAGAAAAAGAAGATATGCGATATGTGATTGGCATTAAAGGTCAAAGTTATGTCAATATTCAGGTTCAAAGACTTCGGGAAGCAGGCAAGTTACAAAGCCGTACTTGGCAAAAAGACAATAAAACCTGTACTGCCTACTTTACAAATGGTCTTATTTTGAATGGAACTCACTTAGATGTTAAAACCAACTACTTTGAATATAAAGAAGTAGATAATCAAACAGGAAAGCAAGTTTTCTATAGCACTTGGATAACAGATATACCTATTAATGAGCAGAATATAGAGGAATTAGTTGCAGTAGCCAGAGCCAGATGGAAAATCGAAAATGAAACTTTCAATACCTTGAAAAATCAAGGCTATCATTTAGAGCATAATTATGGGCATGGAAAAAAGCATTTAACGACCAATTTTGCCTTGCTGACATTCTTAGCATTTTTAGTCGACCAAATAGCTCAACATATGGATACTTATTTTCAAAAAGCAAAGGCTACTTGTGGAACTTTCAAAGCTTTTTGGGAGAGAATTAGGGGGATTTTCTATCTAATTCCAGTGAAATCAATGAGGGCAATTTATAAATTTATTTGCCTTAATAAGCAGTTAAATATAGTTCCTTTAGAGTAA
- a CDS encoding branched-chain amino acid aminotransferase, with the protein MVPESITAVANPSKSRTSKLDIDIIRAKKSRISEVDFHNIPFGRIFSDHIFVVDYKDGQWQKPQIRPFDNMSISPACSALHYGQSIFEGMKANLDESTGEVLLFRPEKNAERLNNSAIRMGMPTLPVETYVEGLKALIDIDRQWVPDVEDTALYIRPFMFANDHFIGVKKAANYRFIIFTCPVGAYYDKPVSVWIEKDFKRAFPGGTGAAKAAGNYAATLYPASLVNEKGYDQILWTDGLESKYVEEIGTMNVFFVIDGKAITPELDGTILEGITRESIVQLMKDRGIEVEERKLSVEEILAAHKNHTLQEVSGVGTAATITHISGLGYEDVHYELPPVADRKISNSIREELVNIKLGIAEDKHNWIVRV; encoded by the coding sequence ATGGTTCCTGAATCAATAACTGCTGTGGCTAACCCCTCAAAGTCACGCACTTCAAAGTTGGACATAGACATCATCAGAGCAAAAAAGTCTAGGATTTCGGAAGTCGACTTTCACAATATCCCTTTTGGACGTATCTTCTCCGACCATATTTTTGTAGTAGATTACAAAGATGGTCAGTGGCAAAAGCCGCAAATCAGACCTTTCGACAATATGAGCATTTCTCCTGCTTGCTCCGCCTTACATTATGGGCAATCTATATTTGAAGGAATGAAAGCCAACTTGGATGAAAGCACAGGTGAAGTTTTGTTGTTTCGTCCTGAGAAGAACGCTGAACGCTTGAACAATTCTGCGATTCGTATGGGAATGCCAACTTTACCCGTAGAAACCTACGTTGAAGGCTTAAAAGCATTGATTGACATAGACCGTCAATGGGTGCCAGATGTAGAAGATACGGCATTGTATATCAGACCTTTCATGTTTGCGAATGATCATTTTATTGGCGTAAAAAAAGCTGCAAATTACCGTTTCATTATTTTTACTTGTCCAGTAGGAGCATATTATGACAAACCTGTAAGTGTGTGGATTGAAAAAGATTTCAAACGTGCTTTCCCCGGTGGAACAGGGGCTGCAAAGGCTGCTGGCAACTATGCTGCAACGTTGTATCCTGCAAGTTTGGTGAACGAAAAAGGCTATGACCAAATTTTGTGGACAGATGGTTTGGAATCGAAGTATGTAGAAGAAATTGGCACAATGAATGTATTCTTTGTAATTGATGGTAAAGCAATTACACCTGAATTAGACGGTACGATTTTGGAAGGAATTACCCGTGAAAGTATTGTACAATTGATGAAAGACCGAGGCATTGAAGTAGAAGAAAGAAAATTAAGTGTCGAAGAGATTTTGGCAGCACACAAAAATCATACACTACAAGAAGTATCTGGTGTGGGAACGGCTGCAACGATTACCCACATTTCGGGCTTGGGTTACGAAGATGTGCATTATGAATTGCCGCCCGTGGCAGATAGAAAAATATCTAACAGCATTAGAGAAGAATTGGTGAATATCAAGTTGGGTATCGCAGAGGACAAGCATAACTGGATTGTGCGGGTTTAG
- a CDS encoding endo-1,4-beta-xylanase: MKKIFLPSLIFLICNLFTSLFVQAQNSPIVLEVEDATVGSDFNVDQVGDVRYVTIGTNGTANNPQSASRVLSFEVTFSKAQNYELYVRCRVGAGAADDDSFFYGNGFGAKSPSTDADWIRVNNIYSVGYVGGDQVVDGQGIAGTNVWKWINLSEFTGDATPRIFEVTEGALTQTFQIGARENGLDFDKIAFARADYFFTVSNLDNIEEGTDNIGGGEKTLPIAEGKPKFLGNVYSGSQVPAFTNYWNQVTPENAGKWGSVEGTRDNMNWGELDAAYALAKENGLLFKFHVLIWGNQQPSWIENLPANEQLEEIVEWFQAVAARYPDIDFIEVVNEPINDPPNSAGSGGGNYINALGGTGETGWDWILEAFRMARQYFPNAQLMINEYNIVNNPNNINTYTAILGLK, from the coding sequence ATGAAAAAGATATTTTTACCAAGTTTGATATTCCTAATTTGTAATTTGTTCACGAGTTTGTTTGTACAAGCCCAGAACTCACCAATTGTTTTGGAAGTAGAGGACGCTACTGTTGGCAGTGACTTCAATGTGGATCAAGTAGGGGATGTGCGTTATGTCACTATTGGTACTAATGGAACAGCGAATAATCCACAAAGTGCCAGTCGTGTATTGAGTTTTGAAGTGACTTTTTCCAAAGCCCAAAATTATGAGTTGTATGTCAGATGTAGAGTTGGGGCAGGAGCTGCAGACGATGATAGCTTTTTTTATGGCAATGGTTTTGGAGCAAAATCACCTTCTACTGATGCAGATTGGATAAGAGTAAACAATATTTATTCAGTGGGTTATGTAGGTGGTGATCAGGTTGTAGATGGACAAGGTATTGCGGGTACAAATGTATGGAAATGGATTAATTTGTCGGAATTTACAGGAGATGCTACTCCTCGAATATTTGAAGTAACGGAAGGAGCTTTGACCCAAACATTTCAAATTGGCGCACGAGAAAACGGGTTGGATTTTGACAAGATTGCTTTTGCTCGAGCAGACTATTTCTTCACTGTCTCCAATCTCGACAATATAGAAGAAGGTACGGACAATATTGGAGGTGGTGAAAAAACTCTCCCAATTGCAGAAGGAAAACCCAAATTTTTAGGCAATGTTTACAGTGGTTCACAAGTACCTGCGTTTACGAATTATTGGAATCAGGTGACTCCCGAAAATGCTGGAAAATGGGGCAGTGTGGAAGGGACACGAGACAATATGAATTGGGGAGAATTGGATGCGGCTTATGCTTTGGCAAAAGAAAATGGACTTCTGTTCAAATTTCATGTCTTGATTTGGGGCAATCAGCAACCTTCTTGGATTGAAAATCTCCCTGCAAATGAACAATTGGAGGAAATCGTGGAGTGGTTTCAAGCGGTTGCAGCACGTTATCCTGATATAGATTTTATTGAAGTGGTGAACGAACCTATTAATGACCCTCCAAATTCTGCAGGTAGTGGAGGAGGAAACTATATCAATGCTTTGGGAGGAACTGGTGAGACGGGTTGGGATTGGATATTGGAAGCTTTCAGAATGGCGCGGCAGTATTTTCCAAATGCACAATTGATGATTAATGAATACAACATAGTGAACAATCCTAATAACATCAATACTTATACAGCTATTCTCGGTTTAAAATAA
- a CDS encoding tetratricopeptide repeat protein, with amino-acid sequence MTKGKIKQQKIASSSAWLQQNKWWLVLGIVAFTSLVFLPSLQNDFVNWDDPDYVLKNDFIQEASKENILHIATKPIAYNYHPLTMYSLMLDYQIWDKNAFGYHLVNLIIHLLNTLLIFYFAYLLSRGRVEIALITALLFGIHPMHVESVAWISERKDVLYVFFMTASFIAYLQYLRKKDWVYYGLAVLWAALSMFSKPAAVVIPLLLICIDFYLKRKVRPKSIADKIPFFVLALIFGILTIEAQTSGVALVGKNFTILQRTSFVAYGFVMYLVKLIAPFKLASFYPYPISSAKESLPLVFKIMPLIAMIILVIVAWTWRFTRLIIFAFAFYFFNVVLVLQFVSVGKAIVADRYTYMAYTGLFFAIGYGFHKLYHSQRAYQKPLQAILLLSVLILGLLSFQQTKVWKNGETMWGNVIEKYPNSMVYTTRGDFYMNAQEYDKAFADFSKAIALNPNEYDAYNLRGNIHRREKRYDEAIADYQKALTIQPRTPKPMLNLGNTYFELGKNDKALELYNQIIAGEPNNANALCNRGAIYFRQKEYDKALADLTKAIAIDEDYFDAYMNRGVVYSVTNRFDESLQDYGKCLSLQPNNANILRFRAIAHQQLQNHTAAIKDFNQLLQLRPNSASFYLERSKSHFAMGNKALALKDAAKAKELGAVIEEAYWRSLQ; translated from the coding sequence ATGACAAAAGGTAAGATAAAACAACAAAAAATAGCAAGTTCAAGTGCTTGGCTGCAACAAAACAAATGGTGGCTAGTGTTGGGCATTGTTGCCTTTACCTCACTCGTTTTTTTACCTTCCCTTCAAAATGACTTTGTGAACTGGGACGACCCGGATTATGTTCTTAAAAACGACTTCATACAAGAAGCCTCCAAAGAAAACATCCTACACATTGCGACCAAACCGATAGCCTACAATTACCATCCGCTCACGATGTATTCCTTGATGTTGGACTACCAAATTTGGGACAAAAACGCCTTTGGCTACCATCTGGTGAATTTAATTATTCACTTACTCAACACCTTATTGATTTTTTATTTCGCTTACCTGTTGAGCCGTGGAAGGGTTGAAATAGCTTTGATTACTGCCTTGTTGTTTGGCATACATCCGATGCACGTAGAATCGGTGGCGTGGATTTCGGAGCGAAAAGATGTGTTGTATGTATTCTTTATGACTGCCAGTTTCATTGCTTACCTTCAATATCTACGAAAAAAAGATTGGGTGTATTATGGTTTAGCGGTTTTATGGGCAGCCTTGTCTATGTTCAGCAAACCTGCGGCAGTGGTCATTCCTTTGTTGTTGATTTGCATAGACTTCTACCTCAAACGCAAAGTTCGTCCAAAATCCATTGCAGATAAAATTCCCTTCTTTGTTTTGGCACTCATTTTCGGGATATTGACCATTGAAGCACAGACCTCGGGAGTAGCATTAGTAGGCAAAAATTTCACCATTTTGCAGCGAACGAGTTTTGTGGCTTATGGTTTTGTCATGTATTTGGTCAAACTCATTGCTCCTTTCAAATTGGCCTCGTTTTATCCCTATCCCATCAGTAGCGCAAAGGAAAGCCTCCCTCTTGTTTTCAAAATAATGCCTTTAATAGCAATGATTATTTTGGTAATAGTTGCGTGGACTTGGCGATTTACTCGGTTGATTATCTTTGCGTTTGCATTTTATTTCTTCAATGTTGTTTTGGTACTTCAATTTGTATCAGTAGGGAAAGCCATCGTTGCAGACCGATATACGTACATGGCTTACACAGGTTTATTTTTCGCCATTGGATACGGTTTTCACAAGTTGTACCACAGTCAACGAGCCTATCAAAAGCCTTTGCAAGCCATCTTATTATTGAGTGTGTTGATTTTGGGCTTGTTGAGTTTTCAGCAAACGAAGGTTTGGAAAAATGGTGAAACGATGTGGGGAAATGTGATTGAAAAATATCCGAACAGTATGGTTTATACGACTCGTGGGGATTTTTATATGAATGCCCAAGAATACGATAAGGCATTTGCCGATTTTAGTAAAGCCATTGCGCTCAATCCCAACGAATACGATGCCTACAATTTGAGGGGAAACATTCACCGCCGTGAAAAAAGATACGATGAAGCCATTGCAGACTACCAAAAAGCATTGACGATTCAGCCTCGAACACCAAAACCGATGCTCAATCTCGGTAATACTTATTTTGAACTGGGGAAAAATGATAAAGCATTGGAGCTTTACAACCAAATTATTGCAGGTGAACCCAACAATGCCAATGCTTTGTGCAATCGTGGGGCGATTTATTTTAGGCAGAAAGAATACGATAAAGCTTTGGCTGATTTGACGAAAGCCATTGCTATTGATGAAGATTATTTTGATGCCTACATGAATCGTGGAGTTGTGTATAGTGTCACGAACCGTTTTGATGAATCGCTACAAGATTATGGAAAATGCTTATCTTTGCAGCCCAATAATGCCAATATTTTGCGGTTTAGAGCCATTGCGCATCAACAACTTCAAAACCATACGGCTGCAATCAAAGACTTCAATCAATTGTTGCAGCTTCGACCAAATAGTGCGTCATTTTATTTGGAGCGTTCCAAATCTCATTTTGCAATGGGAAACAAGGCATTGGCATTGAAGGATGCAGCAAAGGCAAAAGAGTTGGGGGCAGTAATTGAGGAGGCTTATTGGCGGTCATTGCAGTGA
- a CDS encoding long-chain fatty acid--CoA ligase, which translates to MANNMQNTNFNLASCLEFAGKYHGRQKVVTRLVENDEIHETTYSEILLRSRKFANALKGLGVEFGDRIGTIALNTYRHLEAWYAISGQGLVCHTINPRLSPTQLIYIINHAEDQYILIDPIFWPIVENMHQHFPKVKGYIVLTEEAYMPKTDVANVYCYETLLEGQSDQFEWPEFDENSGSSLCYTSGTTGNPKGVMYTHKSNLLHSYAGGLSDAIGMTARDTVLVVVPLFHANSWGIAYLGPMTGATLLFPGKAMDGASTFELIDKYEVTLAAGVPTVWTNLLDYADNVGKKMESVKEVIVGGSAAPMSMLKAFRDKHDIDLLHAWGMTEMSPLGTLNRPTPPISAMPKDQQLQYRIKQGRPVFGVDMKVVDENGVELPRDGKSVGHLLVKGNWVVDTYYLAEETALDEKGWFDTGDMANIDEYGYMELVDRSKDLIKSGGEWISSVDMENTAMGHPEVLMAAAIAIPDEKWSERPLLIVVAKEGKNPSKESILEVLATEFAKWQLPDDVVFVNEIPLTATGKFSKLTLRKQFADYKG; encoded by the coding sequence ATGGCAAACAATATGCAAAATACCAACTTCAATTTGGCAAGTTGTCTCGAATTTGCGGGAAAATATCACGGAAGGCAAAAGGTAGTCACCAGATTGGTTGAAAACGATGAAATTCACGAAACAACATATAGCGAAATATTGCTTCGCAGCCGAAAGTTTGCCAATGCACTCAAAGGCTTGGGTGTAGAATTTGGTGATAGAATAGGAACAATTGCACTCAATACTTACCGACATTTAGAGGCGTGGTATGCCATTTCAGGACAAGGACTTGTTTGCCACACCATCAATCCTCGATTATCACCTACTCAGTTGATTTACATCATCAACCATGCAGAAGATCAATATATACTGATAGACCCCATATTTTGGCCCATCGTTGAAAACATGCACCAACATTTTCCAAAAGTGAAGGGTTACATTGTTTTGACCGAAGAAGCCTATATGCCAAAGACTGATGTGGCGAATGTATATTGCTACGAAACGCTTTTGGAAGGGCAGTCCGACCAATTTGAATGGCCTGAATTTGACGAAAACAGTGGCTCTTCTTTGTGTTATACATCAGGAACGACAGGTAATCCCAAAGGAGTCATGTACACCCACAAATCCAACTTGTTGCACTCTTATGCTGGTGGACTGTCCGATGCCATCGGAATGACTGCAAGAGATACCGTTTTGGTGGTCGTACCTTTGTTCCATGCCAATTCATGGGGAATTGCCTATTTGGGCCCCATGACAGGTGCAACACTTCTGTTTCCTGGCAAAGCGATGGATGGTGCAAGCACTTTTGAATTGATAGACAAATACGAGGTTACATTGGCGGCAGGTGTTCCGACAGTTTGGACAAATTTGTTGGATTATGCCGATAATGTAGGTAAAAAAATGGAGTCTGTCAAAGAAGTGATTGTAGGCGGTTCTGCTGCTCCAATGTCTATGTTGAAGGCGTTTAGGGACAAGCACGATATTGATTTACTCCACGCTTGGGGCATGACCGAAATGAGCCCTTTGGGTACACTCAACCGTCCAACTCCGCCAATTTCGGCAATGCCGAAAGACCAACAATTGCAGTACCGAATCAAACAAGGTCGTCCTGTTTTTGGGGTAGATATGAAAGTGGTGGACGAAAATGGCGTTGAACTGCCGAGAGATGGCAAATCAGTTGGACACTTGTTGGTGAAAGGGAATTGGGTAGTTGATACCTACTACTTAGCCGAAGAAACTGCTTTGGACGAAAAGGGCTGGTTCGATACAGGTGACATGGCGAATATTGACGAATATGGTTATATGGAATTGGTAGACCGCTCCAAAGATTTGATCAAATCTGGGGGTGAGTGGATTAGTTCGGTGGATATGGAAAATACTGCAATGGGGCATCCCGAGGTGTTGATGGCAGCGGCTATTGCTATTCCTGACGAAAAATGGAGTGAAAGACCTTTGTTGATAGTAGTCGCAAAAGAGGGTAAAAATCCTTCAAAGGAAAGTATTTTGGAAGTTTTGGCAACGGAATTTGCTAAGTGGCAATTGCCTGATGATGTGGTCTTTGTAAATGAAATTCCATTGACCGCCACTGGTAAGTTTAGTAAACTGACCTTGCGAAAGCAGTTTGCAGATTATAAAGGATAA
- a CDS encoding endo-1,4-beta-xylanase: MADTYKQIITLLQAENLIDQVGVQAHAFSTRGSATAIEANLNNLATTGLPIYVTELDIDGLQDAVQLDDYQRLFPVFWEHPAVQGITLWGYRPGMWRTDQGAFLIEEDGVTERPALEWLRSYVESTFLGTYELSASDHITVFPNPITSREVTIEGLTNIERLELFDISGRKIWESSPSSNLISIDTKIQSGMYFMFFYSENNVYAKKIVIQ, encoded by the coding sequence ATAGCTGATACTTATAAACAAATCATCACTTTGTTGCAAGCCGAAAACCTCATTGACCAAGTCGGAGTACAAGCACATGCTTTTTCGACTAGAGGAAGTGCAACGGCCATAGAAGCCAATTTGAATAACTTGGCTACTACTGGTTTGCCGATTTATGTCACAGAGTTGGATATTGATGGACTTCAAGATGCTGTTCAACTTGATGATTACCAAAGATTGTTTCCTGTTTTTTGGGAACATCCTGCTGTTCAAGGAATTACTTTGTGGGGTTATCGTCCTGGAATGTGGCGTACTGATCAAGGCGCATTCCTCATTGAAGAAGATGGTGTAACAGAACGACCAGCACTCGAATGGTTGCGGTCTTATGTAGAAAGCACTTTTTTAGGTACTTATGAGTTGAGTGCCTCAGATCATATCACCGTTTTTCCCAATCCGATTACATCAAGGGAGGTAACTATTGAAGGTTTGACAAATATTGAGCGATTAGAATTATTTGATATAAGTGGTAGAAAAATTTGGGAATCAAGCCCTTCAAGCAATCTTATTTCAATAGACACAAAAATACAATCAGGTATGTATTTTATGTTTTTTTACAGCGAAAATAATGTGTATGCGAAAAAAATAGTAATACAATAG
- a CDS encoding DUF2061 domain-containing protein has product MNTQKESHLRSILKGFTWRIIATSTTITIAYIITGQVGDALKIGFIEFFGKLFIYYLHERAWQLVPIGGVRKLFGKKS; this is encoded by the coding sequence ATGAACACGCAAAAAGAATCGCACTTGCGAAGTATTCTCAAAGGTTTTACATGGCGAATAATTGCTACAAGCACAACTATTACAATTGCTTATATCATTACAGGTCAAGTTGGGGATGCACTTAAGATTGGTTTTATTGAGTTTTTTGGTAAACTTTTTATCTACTATTTACATGAACGTGCTTGGCAGTTAGTTCCTATTGGCGGAGTTAGGAAGTTATTTGGTAAAAAGTCTTGA